A window from Nitrospira sp. ND1 encodes these proteins:
- a CDS encoding sensor histidine kinase produces MEPALNNAPSKVGLVSDRSRSTQGGLPLVLLLCFVIATALGLYALSFLRTVLVSERGRELAMNAAAVADALDRVMFERFGDIQLFANDGILRDGTSPEKTARLLAYKQLYQYYSWLGVADENGQLTAATDALPAQGTQGLNPESFELVRRTGKVHFEDMRPSPASQRKMAIGFTAPIYGPKGEFRGVVVTRVPFENLQSIFEQEGRLRYGELAYDWLLLDREGTVLSEKHRPSNLNGNPVKIDLPSQAQAVIHRDHLGFVQETHRRGGNAVVTGYAWTRGYANFPGFDWLVLFRLDRDQVYAPIDRLIWMVGGIGLLVILPLTGYGIWVSWELGREKNDLVEARQKLEESVAELGRSNADLQQFAYVASHDLQEPLRMVSSYTQLIARRYKGKLDADADEFIAFAVDGANRMQRLILDLLAYSRVNTAGRQFEPTAMETVLKAALNNLTNAVKESQAVITHDPLPAVMGDDKQLAQLFQNLLSNAVKFGGAQPPRIHISAKQTDGEWLFSVRDHGIGLDPQYVDRIFVIFQRLHTRAEYPGTGIGLAICKKIVERHGGRIWVESELGKGATFYFTLRDEEPGTSAHTPNR; encoded by the coding sequence ATGGAACCTGCGCTGAACAACGCGCCCTCCAAGGTTGGCTTGGTATCAGACAGAAGCAGATCGACCCAAGGGGGCCTCCCGCTGGTCCTGCTTCTCTGTTTTGTCATCGCTACTGCACTGGGACTCTATGCGTTGTCGTTCCTGCGAACGGTGCTGGTCTCAGAACGGGGACGAGAATTGGCCATGAATGCCGCCGCAGTCGCGGATGCGCTCGACCGCGTCATGTTCGAACGGTTCGGCGATATCCAGCTGTTTGCGAATGACGGCATACTCCGAGACGGCACCTCGCCTGAAAAGACCGCCCGGCTCCTGGCATACAAACAACTCTATCAATATTACTCCTGGCTGGGGGTCGCCGATGAGAACGGACAACTCACGGCTGCCACCGACGCGCTGCCCGCGCAGGGCACGCAAGGCTTGAACCCCGAGTCGTTCGAGTTGGTGCGCAGGACAGGGAAGGTTCACTTCGAAGACATGCGACCCTCCCCGGCATCGCAGAGAAAGATGGCGATCGGATTCACGGCACCTATCTATGGTCCCAAAGGAGAGTTTCGTGGGGTAGTGGTCACACGAGTGCCGTTTGAGAATCTTCAGTCGATTTTCGAGCAGGAAGGCAGACTGCGATACGGAGAGTTGGCCTACGACTGGCTGCTGCTCGACCGAGAAGGGACGGTCCTCAGCGAGAAACATCGCCCCTCGAATCTGAACGGCAATCCGGTAAAGATAGATTTGCCTTCGCAAGCCCAAGCCGTCATTCATCGAGATCACCTCGGTTTCGTGCAAGAAACCCATCGCCGGGGAGGAAACGCAGTCGTCACCGGCTATGCCTGGACCAGAGGGTATGCCAACTTTCCCGGATTCGACTGGCTGGTCTTGTTTCGCTTGGACCGCGATCAGGTCTATGCCCCGATCGATCGACTGATCTGGATGGTGGGAGGGATTGGATTGCTGGTCATCCTCCCCCTCACCGGCTACGGCATCTGGGTCTCGTGGGAACTGGGACGCGAGAAGAATGACCTGGTCGAGGCCCGGCAAAAGTTGGAGGAGTCCGTAGCGGAATTAGGCCGCTCCAATGCCGACCTCCAACAATTCGCCTATGTGGCGTCGCACGACTTGCAGGAGCCCCTCCGCATGGTAAGCAGCTACACGCAGCTCATTGCGAGGCGCTACAAGGGAAAACTCGATGCGGATGCGGATGAATTTATCGCCTTTGCCGTGGACGGCGCCAACCGCATGCAACGGCTCATCCTGGACCTCTTGGCCTATTCGCGAGTCAATACGGCAGGCCGACAATTCGAACCGACAGCCATGGAGACGGTTCTAAAGGCTGCGCTGAACAATCTCACCAACGCCGTCAAGGAAAGCCAGGCCGTCATCACCCATGACCCGTTGCCGGCGGTGATGGGCGATGACAAACAATTGGCGCAATTGTTCCAGAATCTGCTGAGCAATGCCGTCAAATTCGGCGGGGCACAACCGCCGCGCATACACATCTCCGCGAAACAAACCGATGGTGAATGGTTGTTTTCCGTTCGCGATCATGGCATCGGACTCGACCCACAATATGTGGATCGGATTTTTGTCATTTTCCAGCGGCTCCACACGAGAGCAGAATATCCGGGGACCGGTATCGGCCTGGCCATTTGCAAGAAGATCGTCGAACGCCACGGCGGACGCATATGGGTGGAATCCGAACTCGGCAAGGGAGCGACATTTTATTTCACCCTGCGCGATGAGGAACCGGGCACCTCGGCGCACACCCCGAATCGCTGA
- a CDS encoding response regulator — MVPEMVKPIEILLVEDNPGDVRLTMEALKEAKVVNHLTVLKDGEEALTYLRRQGPYAHATRPHLILLDLNLPRKDGREVLAQIKAEEPLKRIPVVVLTTSEDEQDVLKSYNLHANCYITKPVDLDQFIRVVRSIEDFWLGIVVLPVPPQNGTR, encoded by the coding sequence ATGGTACCTGAGATGGTGAAGCCCATCGAGATTCTGCTGGTCGAGGATAATCCGGGCGATGTTCGGCTGACGATGGAAGCACTGAAGGAAGCCAAAGTCGTGAACCATCTGACCGTGCTGAAGGACGGTGAGGAAGCATTGACCTATCTGCGACGACAGGGTCCCTACGCCCACGCGACTCGCCCCCACCTGATCCTGCTCGACTTGAATCTGCCTCGAAAAGACGGTCGGGAAGTGCTGGCTCAAATCAAGGCCGAGGAGCCGCTGAAACGCATTCCGGTGGTCGTGCTGACGACCTCAGAGGACGAGCAGGATGTCCTGAAGAGTTACAACCTTCACGCCAACTGCTATATCACGAAGCCGGTGGATCTGGATCAGTTCATTCGGGTGGTGCGATCCATCGAAGATTTTTGGCTCGGGATCGTCGTCTTGCCGGTCCCACCACAAAACGGAACCAGGTGA
- a CDS encoding PAS domain S-box protein has product MSTGPAHILLVEDNAGDARLLRELLTETGAGRLTLTHVDRLDAAIRCLTQAAFDIILLDLSLPDSQGAETLVRMHAAAQGIPIVLVTGREDEELGLQLIQAGAQDYLVKGQTTAPLLARALKYAVERKRLEEELRQKTRFLQSVLDNMAEGVVMADERGTFQVWNQAAERIIGSGPADIGIGEWSKHYALFLPDRVTPFPTDDLPLARAIRGESVTDVLIFFHRPHWPGEAWLSVTARPLLDDTGHLSGGVAVFRDITAAKRTDEALRDSQERYRLLVTKANDIIYRTDASGRFTFVNPVAMRIMKYTEPELLGRRFIELIHPDHQPAAERFYGRQFVRKQPSTYYEFLALAKDGSEVWIGQNVQVLLEEGQVVGFQAVARDITDRKRAEEARLESEERLRSIVQSTGDAIILMDTRGQVAFWNSGAEKIFGYTAEQMLGQPVTRIIPQRFREAHQRGVERVAAAGRLTLQADMFELIGLRKDGTEFPLEFSLAAWTAKSTLFITGIIRDISERRQAETALRDSEERFRAIMNNSPALIFIKDLAGRYLQANRQFEIISHLSHEDLVGKTDEEVFPPEQAAVFRDNDRKVLETGEPMRFEESALHDDGLHTSIVVKFPLRNAQNRCYALCGIATDITDRKRAEEARQQLAKDRLLLLESSGEGIYGIDREGRCTFINSAAARMLGYLPDELLGQDMHERIHYSFTGGTAYPRAACRIQETLERGKGCKVDDEVYWRKDGTDFPVEYSSFPIIEQEQIIGAVVVFLDTTARKRAEQQLTLSHDQLRKLTARLESVREEERILIAREIHDELGQALTGVKLDLCLLRDQISEVSPAMMKRLESISTLVDGTIQSVQRIATELRPVVLDQLGLIPAIEWQAHEFQARTGIQCTLDVYLRAITLSHAGSTAMFRIFQEILTNVARHAQASIVHITLQEQAGSLVLDVRDNGRGVTDAELADPHSLGLVGMRERALLLGGETIVTGSPGTGTAVRVRIPLGQP; this is encoded by the coding sequence GTGAGCACCGGTCCCGCACATATCCTGCTGGTCGAAGACAATGCCGGCGATGCTCGTCTTCTGAGGGAACTCTTGACGGAAACCGGCGCCGGCCGGCTCACCCTCACGCATGTCGACCGGCTCGATGCCGCCATCCGATGCCTGACTCAGGCCGCGTTCGACATCATTCTCCTGGATCTCTCGTTGCCGGACAGCCAAGGGGCCGAGACCCTAGTCAGGATGCACGCGGCGGCGCAGGGGATTCCAATCGTGCTGGTGACCGGACGGGAAGATGAGGAATTGGGACTACAGCTCATCCAGGCAGGCGCCCAGGACTATCTCGTGAAAGGACAGACGACCGCCCCGCTCCTGGCACGCGCCCTGAAGTATGCCGTCGAACGCAAGCGGCTGGAAGAAGAACTGCGGCAGAAAACGCGCTTTCTCCAGTCCGTGCTGGACAACATGGCCGAGGGCGTGGTGATGGCCGACGAAAGGGGAACGTTCCAAGTGTGGAACCAGGCCGCTGAACGTATCATCGGAAGCGGTCCTGCCGACATAGGAATCGGAGAATGGTCCAAGCATTACGCGCTATTTTTACCGGACAGGGTCACACCATTCCCGACCGATGACCTACCGCTGGCACGAGCGATCCGTGGAGAATCCGTGACCGATGTCTTGATCTTTTTTCACCGGCCGCATTGGCCGGGCGAAGCCTGGCTCAGCGTGACGGCCAGACCGTTGCTGGATGACACCGGGCATCTCAGCGGAGGGGTTGCCGTCTTTCGAGACATCACCGCTGCAAAGCGAACCGATGAAGCGCTCCGGGACAGCCAAGAACGGTATCGACTGCTGGTCACTAAAGCCAACGACATCATCTATAGAACGGATGCATCGGGTCGGTTCACCTTTGTGAACCCGGTCGCCATGCGCATCATGAAATATACGGAACCGGAACTGTTGGGGCGTCGGTTCATCGAGTTGATTCATCCCGATCATCAGCCCGCGGCCGAACGATTTTACGGACGGCAGTTCGTCCGTAAACAACCAAGCACCTATTACGAATTTCTGGCCCTTGCCAAGGACGGGAGCGAAGTGTGGATCGGCCAGAATGTGCAAGTTCTTTTGGAGGAAGGCCAGGTAGTCGGGTTCCAGGCGGTGGCCCGCGACATCACGGACCGCAAACGGGCGGAGGAGGCACGGCTGGAGAGTGAAGAACGGCTGCGGTCGATTGTGCAATCAACCGGCGACGCGATTATTCTGATGGATACCCGAGGGCAGGTGGCCTTCTGGAACAGCGGCGCTGAAAAGATCTTTGGTTATACGGCCGAGCAGATGTTGGGGCAACCGGTAACCCGTATTATTCCACAACGATTCCGCGAGGCGCACCAACGAGGCGTCGAACGGGTTGCCGCCGCCGGACGATTGACCTTACAGGCAGACATGTTTGAACTGATCGGTCTGAGGAAAGACGGAACTGAGTTTCCGTTGGAGTTCAGTCTGGCGGCTTGGACAGCCAAGTCCACACTCTTCATCACCGGCATCATACGCGATATCAGCGAGCGCCGGCAGGCAGAGACGGCACTGCGAGATAGCGAAGAACGATTTCGAGCGATCATGAACAATAGCCCAGCCCTGATTTTCATCAAAGACCTTGCCGGACGCTATCTCCAGGCGAACCGTCAGTTTGAAATCATTTCCCATTTGTCCCACGAGGATCTCGTCGGTAAAACCGACGAGGAAGTCTTCCCTCCGGAACAAGCCGCCGTATTTCGAGACAACGACCGCAAGGTCTTGGAGACCGGAGAACCCATGAGATTCGAAGAATCGGCGCTCCATGACGACGGCCTCCACACCAGCATCGTCGTCAAGTTTCCCCTCCGCAATGCCCAGAATCGTTGTTACGCCCTGTGCGGCATCGCAACCGATATTACGGATCGAAAGCGAGCCGAAGAAGCCCGACAACAGCTCGCCAAGGATCGTTTGCTGCTGCTGGAGTCCAGCGGGGAAGGGATTTATGGCATCGACCGTGAAGGTCGCTGCACATTCATCAATTCAGCTGCAGCGCGCATGCTGGGCTATCTCCCGGACGAGCTCCTCGGCCAAGATATGCATGAGCGCATCCATTATTCCTTCACGGGTGGCACCGCATACCCCCGTGCGGCCTGCCGTATTCAAGAGACGCTCGAGCGCGGAAAAGGGTGCAAGGTGGATGACGAAGTGTACTGGCGCAAGGACGGGACGGATTTTCCGGTGGAGTACTCTTCGTTTCCGATCATCGAACAAGAGCAGATCATCGGAGCCGTGGTGGTGTTTCTCGACACCACCGCGCGCAAACGGGCCGAACAACAGCTCACCCTCTCGCACGATCAACTCAGAAAACTGACCGCGCGGCTCGAATCAGTTCGGGAAGAGGAGCGAATTCTGATCGCCCGTGAGATCCACGACGAATTGGGGCAAGCGTTGACAGGCGTGAAACTTGACCTCTGCCTGTTACGCGACCAGATCTCCGAAGTCTCTCCTGCGATGATGAAAAGGCTGGAGTCGATTTCCACGCTGGTCGATGGCACGATCCAGTCGGTTCAACGCATCGCCACAGAATTACGCCCTGTCGTCCTCGACCAACTCGGCCTCATCCCTGCCATCGAATGGCAGGCCCATGAATTTCAAGCACGCACAGGGATTCAATGCACGCTCGACGTCTATCTGCGCGCTATCACGTTGTCTCATGCCGGGTCGACGGCCATGTTCAGAATTTTTCAGGAAATCCTGACCAATGTGGCTCGCCATGCCCAGGCGTCGATCGTCCATATCACTCTTCAAGAGCAGGCCGGCAGCCTTGTGCTTGACGTGCGCGACAACGGGCGCGGCGTCACCGATGCTGAATTGGCCGACCCGCATTCCCTGGGCCTGGTGGGAATGCGGGAGCGAGCCCTGCTTCTGGGAGGTGAAACCATCGTCACAGGGAGTCCTGGGACAGGCACGGCGGTGAGGGTCCGGATTCCTCTTGGTCAGCCATAG
- a CDS encoding response regulator transcription factor, whose protein sequence is MTRILVVDDHAVVRQGVKQILSEQFHGAVLGDAQNAEEMIAQVGKHSWDIVILDVGMPGKSGLDALKELKQARPKLPVLVLSGYPEDQLALRMLKAGAAGYLSKDSAPNELVQALRKILGGGKFVSAAVAELLALNLESDWEKPLHEQLSDREYQVMCLIAGGKSLKDIADDLCVGVSTINTYRARILEKMQLKNNTELTHYAIEHRLVNRLIR, encoded by the coding sequence GTGACAAGAATTCTCGTTGTGGATGATCACGCCGTCGTCCGACAGGGCGTCAAACAAATTCTCAGCGAACAGTTCCATGGGGCCGTCCTCGGCGACGCTCAAAACGCGGAGGAGATGATCGCGCAGGTAGGGAAGCACAGCTGGGATATTGTGATTCTCGATGTCGGCATGCCCGGGAAGAGCGGGCTCGATGCGCTCAAAGAGCTCAAACAGGCCCGGCCGAAACTCCCCGTCCTCGTCCTGAGCGGTTATCCGGAAGACCAGCTGGCATTACGAATGTTGAAAGCCGGCGCGGCCGGCTATCTGTCGAAAGACAGTGCGCCGAACGAATTAGTGCAAGCTCTCCGGAAGATCCTCGGCGGCGGAAAATTCGTCAGTGCCGCAGTGGCGGAACTCCTGGCCCTGAATCTGGAGAGTGATTGGGAGAAACCGCTGCACGAACAATTGTCTGATCGCGAGTACCAGGTCATGTGTTTAATCGCGGGGGGGAAAAGCTTGAAAGACATCGCGGATGATTTGTGCGTCGGTGTCAGCACCATCAATACCTATCGGGCGCGCATCCTCGAAAAAATGCAACTGAAGAACAACACCGAATTGACGCATTACGCGATAGAACATCGTCTCGTCAACCGGCTCATCAGGTGA
- a CDS encoding DUF2934 domain-containing protein, translated as MAQRRLRSIEDSVRIPSRSTKEMETSARQRSGPESSPQQADNEATTEEIRTRIEKLAYELYQQRGRQDGHDRQDWLEAERLTLTEPTRARHDRTDRLPTSVQASRVGR; from the coding sequence ATGGCACAGCGACGGTTAAGGTCAATCGAAGACAGCGTCCGGATACCGAGTCGATCCACGAAAGAGATGGAGACCTCGGCACGACAACGGTCGGGTCCTGAGAGCTCGCCGCAGCAGGCCGACAACGAAGCGACGACCGAAGAAATCAGGACGCGCATCGAGAAGTTGGCCTATGAGCTCTATCAGCAACGAGGGCGGCAGGACGGGCACGACCGTCAAGACTGGCTGGAAGCCGAACGATTGACACTGACGGAACCGACGCGCGCGCGCCACGACAGAACTGACCGCCTCCCGACCTCTGTCCAGGCGTCACGCGTGGGACGATGA
- a CDS encoding response regulator transcription factor, whose protein sequence is MIHERGSGSALITIAIVSQNQLLRLGLQAVIAPHAHIRLIGEATNMLQAVSIVTQEKPQLLIIELQPGMDILGLVRKVKASLSTIRIIALHGIEDSRAGLEALSSGIDGMVLTTQPGVVLLAVIEYLCRRPANVARCHPCDASALETTGSAGGFEDRIPVLPNWSEDLTKREHDIITLIGEGLSNKDIACRLSICSTTVRHHLTSIFGKLDVHSRQQLLIRAHKYGLVKLHANGTAARAHLVAGSEQSA, encoded by the coding sequence TTGATTCACGAACGCGGCTCGGGCTCTGCCCTCATTACCATCGCGATCGTCAGCCAGAATCAGCTCCTGCGGCTTGGACTGCAAGCCGTCATCGCACCGCACGCGCACATCCGGCTGATCGGAGAGGCGACGAACATGCTGCAGGCGGTGAGCATCGTCACGCAAGAGAAGCCACAGCTGCTCATCATTGAGCTGCAGCCCGGCATGGACATCCTCGGGCTGGTTCGAAAGGTGAAGGCTTCGCTTTCGACCATACGAATCATCGCCCTGCATGGAATTGAAGACAGTCGAGCCGGGCTGGAAGCCTTGTCGTCCGGAATAGACGGCATGGTGTTGACCACCCAGCCGGGAGTCGTGCTGCTTGCCGTCATCGAGTATCTCTGTCGGCGTCCGGCGAACGTGGCGCGCTGTCATCCTTGCGACGCAAGCGCGTTGGAGACAACCGGCTCAGCAGGCGGCTTCGAGGACCGGATCCCCGTTCTGCCGAATTGGTCCGAGGACCTCACGAAACGTGAGCATGACATCATCACCTTGATTGGAGAGGGCCTGTCCAACAAAGATATCGCCTGCCGCCTCAGCATTTGCAGCACGACCGTACGCCATCACCTCACCAGCATTTTCGGCAAACTCGATGTGCACAGCCGCCAGCAACTCCTGATTCGAGCGCACAAATACGGCCTGGTCAAACTCCACGCGAATGGGACAGCCGCTCGCGCACACCTCGTAGCGGGTTCGGAGCAGTCAGCCTGA
- a CDS encoding ABC transporter substrate-binding protein: protein MWLLAVMLVAVSGHATSSWAAQTPTEVVERTMKDMLYILTELKDASRSAQRQWEIEQVVRRAFNYEEMAERSLGETGIKSNAAERRQFVRLFVQVLRDDLADHLRDYSAAQVVYLAEGNDADGAQVMIAPAGQEVDTRIEFQVVRRSGAWLVNDISIDGASIMAKYQAQFTRILREGSFSDLMEYLKQKAVIA, encoded by the coding sequence GTGTGGCTACTCGCGGTGATGTTGGTGGCGGTATCCGGTCATGCCACCTCTTCGTGGGCTGCACAGACGCCTACGGAGGTCGTCGAGCGCACGATGAAGGACATGTTGTATATCCTGACGGAGTTGAAGGATGCGAGCCGCTCTGCGCAGCGTCAGTGGGAAATCGAGCAGGTGGTCCGGCGGGCCTTCAACTATGAAGAAATGGCCGAACGGTCGCTGGGGGAGACCGGGATCAAGTCGAATGCTGCAGAGCGCCGGCAGTTTGTGCGACTCTTTGTGCAGGTGTTACGCGATGATCTGGCGGACCACCTGCGAGACTATTCTGCGGCCCAAGTGGTCTATCTCGCTGAAGGAAACGATGCCGACGGAGCACAAGTCATGATTGCGCCTGCCGGCCAGGAAGTCGACACACGGATCGAATTTCAAGTGGTTCGGCGATCCGGGGCTTGGCTTGTCAATGATATCAGCATCGACGGGGCCAGCATCATGGCGAAGTATCAGGCGCAATTCACGCGCATCCTTCGCGAGGGTTCGTTTTCCGATCTCATGGAATATCTCAAACAGAAGGCAGTCATTGCCTAA
- a CDS encoding murein transglycosylase domain-containing protein: MSLPRMPLLLLSLSIPALFSGCETTDKMLGAAERAVGSSTGRTVLDIVGGKDPAEIARRRVENYGRDPQALLRDLRSIQRDFQALMAALTGEVGKKWGTKEVKLPEQKKYVKYTQNYRSRAIVDFDAGNILVETLDEKDPRASLKNAVVTTLLTPNDPRSVDLFTDKEITLTSDKEPYLLGLVLDQAGKPVRTPAEAEQFADTLLSKSTTTRKVGQEEGPKTAHMVTISMVTNFSHKQAEKYRAVVGQFAERYQISPSLVFAIIRTESNFNPFAVSSAPAYGLMQLVPTSGGRDAYRKAKGEDKAPSRDYLFDPDNNIELGTAYLNVLTYAQLDDVTDLVSREYCVISAYNTGAGNVFKTFSKDQRNALQQINGLQPAALYDRLRTGLPYQETRDYLAKVVGFRKQFVSLGDTAAK, encoded by the coding sequence ATGTCCCTTCCACGAATGCCCCTCCTGCTGCTGAGTCTCTCCATCCCTGCCCTCTTTTCAGGCTGCGAAACAACCGACAAAATGCTCGGCGCCGCCGAACGGGCTGTCGGCAGCAGCACAGGAAGAACCGTCCTGGATATCGTCGGCGGCAAGGATCCGGCTGAAATCGCCAGGCGGCGTGTCGAGAATTATGGGCGGGACCCCCAAGCTTTATTGCGGGACCTTCGGTCGATCCAGCGGGACTTCCAAGCGCTCATGGCGGCGTTGACCGGAGAAGTCGGGAAAAAGTGGGGCACCAAGGAAGTGAAACTGCCCGAGCAGAAGAAATATGTGAAATACACGCAGAATTACCGCAGTCGCGCCATCGTGGATTTCGATGCGGGCAATATCCTGGTCGAGACGCTTGACGAGAAGGATCCGCGGGCCAGCCTGAAGAATGCCGTCGTCACCACCCTCCTCACTCCCAACGATCCTCGCAGCGTCGATCTGTTTACGGACAAAGAAATCACCCTGACCAGTGACAAAGAGCCGTACCTTTTGGGTCTCGTGCTGGATCAAGCCGGCAAGCCGGTGCGCACACCCGCGGAAGCGGAACAGTTCGCCGACACACTCCTCTCCAAGAGCACGACCACCCGGAAGGTCGGGCAAGAAGAGGGACCGAAAACCGCCCACATGGTCACCATCTCGATGGTCACGAATTTCTCGCACAAACAGGCCGAGAAATACCGCGCGGTCGTCGGACAGTTTGCGGAGCGCTACCAAATCAGTCCCAGCCTTGTCTTTGCCATTATCCGCACCGAGAGTAACTTCAATCCCTTTGCCGTCAGTTCTGCGCCGGCTTACGGATTGATGCAATTGGTCCCCACCAGCGGAGGGCGGGATGCGTACCGCAAGGCAAAAGGTGAAGACAAGGCGCCCTCACGCGACTACCTCTTCGATCCGGACAACAACATCGAATTGGGCACGGCCTATCTCAACGTGCTGACGTACGCCCAATTGGACGATGTCACCGACCTGGTCTCGCGTGAATACTGCGTGATCTCAGCCTATAACACCGGCGCCGGCAACGTCTTCAAGACATTCTCCAAAGATCAGCGGAACGCGTTGCAGCAGATCAATGGATTACAACCGGCCGCACTCTATGACCGCCTCCGTACCGGACTCCCCTACCAGGAGACCCGCGACTATCTCGCGAAGGTCGTCGGGTTTCGAAAGCAATTTGTGAGTCTCGGCGATACCGCCGCTAAATAA
- a CDS encoding glycosyltransferase family 2 protein: MQGPVLSIIVPTFNERDNIPRLVGALDACLVGVEWELIVVDDDSPDQTAAVVRAQACANHRVRCLHRIGRRGLSSACIEGMLSSSAPVVAVMDGDLQHDERLLPDMLKVLLQGGYDIVVGSRYMAGGSIGEWDGMRALTSRWATRLSRPLVPAGLTDPMSGFFAMRREVFERLVRRTSGMGFKLLLDVLASSPHPLRFIELPYEFRSRQAGESKLDSQVAWDYVMLLLDKSIGRFVPVRLVTFCLVGGSGVLIHFSLLWVLYRWLAVPFAWGQGIATLLAMTSNFILNNIITYRDQRLRGWQWLRGWLSFVLVCSLGAVGNVGVASYLFTQQFHWGLSALAGILVGTVWNYAVTSSYTWKVKAR; this comes from the coding sequence GTGCAAGGGCCTGTCCTGTCCATCATCGTGCCGACATTTAACGAACGGGACAATATCCCCCGGCTTGTGGGGGCTCTGGACGCCTGCCTGGTTGGGGTAGAGTGGGAACTTATCGTGGTCGACGACGACTCTCCGGACCAGACTGCCGCAGTGGTGCGCGCGCAGGCCTGCGCCAACCATCGGGTGCGTTGTCTCCATCGGATTGGACGTCGGGGGTTGTCCTCAGCTTGTATCGAAGGGATGTTGTCGAGTTCCGCACCGGTTGTGGCCGTGATGGACGGCGACCTTCAGCACGACGAACGATTGCTCCCCGACATGCTCAAGGTCTTATTGCAGGGTGGGTACGACATCGTGGTCGGGAGCCGGTACATGGCGGGTGGCAGCATCGGCGAGTGGGATGGCATGCGGGCCTTGACCAGTCGATGGGCTACGCGGTTGAGCCGCCCACTGGTGCCTGCCGGATTGACGGACCCGATGAGCGGCTTTTTTGCCATGCGCAGAGAGGTGTTCGAGCGGCTGGTGAGACGGACGTCCGGGATGGGTTTTAAACTCCTGCTGGATGTGTTGGCCTCGTCCCCGCATCCGTTGCGGTTCATAGAACTGCCCTATGAATTCAGGTCGAGACAAGCCGGGGAGAGCAAGCTCGACAGCCAGGTGGCGTGGGACTACGTCATGCTGCTGCTTGATAAGTCCATCGGCCGGTTTGTGCCTGTGCGCCTGGTGACATTTTGCCTCGTGGGGGGCTCCGGCGTCCTGATCCACTTCAGTCTGTTGTGGGTGCTGTATCGCTGGTTGGCGGTGCCCTTTGCCTGGGGGCAGGGTATTGCCACGTTGCTCGCGATGACGAGTAATTTCATCTTGAACAACATTATTACCTATCGGGACCAGCGGCTACGAGGGTGGCAGTGGTTGCGAGGGTGGTTGTCGTTCGTCCTGGTGTGTAGTCTTGGCGCTGTCGGAAATGTGGGGGTTGCGTCGTATCTGTTCACGCAGCAATTTCATTGGGGATTGTCCGCCCTGGCAGGCATTCTTGTGGGGACGGTATGGAATTATGCCGTCACCTCGTCCTACACCTGGAAAGTCAAGGCTCGGTGA
- a CDS encoding sterol desaturase family protein, which yields MDKALYPYLLFWSIGLLCFLAEWRFPARPIAYRSVFWRDLIALGLYNVSFLAVVQATDRIPIPNYMPAVLYNLPTVVKLAFFYIVEDFGLYWVHRLMHTKPVWRIHRWHHSPTSLYWLSGIRATIPHIALFNLTYIIALPLLHEASAWAFQVIMVEHIVRNNWMHLNVTWRSSWLEWVFVTPRYHQIHHSTDPAHQRTNLGALLTIWDRLFGTYYNPDDVRGELSFGLAERVPPVRLVIGL from the coding sequence ATGGACAAGGCGCTGTATCCCTATCTGCTGTTCTGGAGTATCGGGCTCCTATGTTTTCTCGCCGAGTGGCGATTTCCTGCACGTCCGATTGCCTACCGGTCTGTATTCTGGCGGGATCTGATCGCGTTAGGTTTGTACAATGTATCGTTCCTTGCCGTGGTACAGGCGACGGATCGGATTCCGATCCCGAACTATATGCCTGCGGTCCTGTACAATCTGCCCACGGTCGTGAAGTTGGCCTTCTTCTATATCGTCGAAGATTTCGGGCTCTATTGGGTGCATCGGCTCATGCATACCAAGCCGGTGTGGCGCATCCACCGTTGGCACCATTCCCCCACCTCCCTGTACTGGCTTTCTGGAATCCGCGCCACCATTCCGCATATCGCTCTGTTCAACCTGACGTATATCATCGCCCTTCCGTTACTGCATGAGGCTTCGGCATGGGCATTTCAGGTGATCATGGTAGAGCACATTGTGCGGAACAATTGGATGCATCTGAATGTCACCTGGAGGTCGTCCTGGCTGGAATGGGTGTTTGTGACCCCGCGATACCATCAGATCCATCACAGCACAGATCCTGCTCATCAACGGACAAATCTAGGCGCGTTGCTCACGATTTGGGACCGGCTGTTCGGAACCTACTACAATCCGGACGATGTCAGAGGTGAATTGTCGTTTGGCCTTGCCGAACGGGTCCCGCCGGTGAGGCTGGTCATCGGATTGTAA